The following proteins are encoded in a genomic region of Cricetulus griseus strain 17A/GY chromosome 7, alternate assembly CriGri-PICRH-1.0, whole genome shotgun sequence:
- the Naglu gene encoding alpha-N-acetylglucosaminidase, translating into MEAAVLAVALGFLLLARGSVGDEARETEAVRQLVVRLLGPEPAADFLVSVERELATEAGLDTYKLSGGGSGIPVRVRGSTGVAAAAGLYRYLRDFCGCQVAWSGSQLRLPRPLPALLQELTEATPNRYRYYQNVCTHSYSFVWWDWARWEQEIDWMALNGINLALAWSGQEAIWQRVYLILGLTQSEIDKHFTGPAFLAWERMGNLHTWGGPLPRSWHLKQLYLQHRILDRMRAFGMIPVLPAFAGHVPKAITRVFPQVNVFQLGSWGHFNCSYSCSFLLAPGDPVFPLIGSLFLRELIKEFGTDHIYGADTFNEMQPISSDPSFLTAATAAVYEAMISVDPDAIWLLQGWLFQHQPQFWGPAQVKAVLQAVPRGRLLVLDLFAESHPVYMQTASFYGQPFIWCMLHNFGGNHGLFGALEAVNQGPRAARIFPNSTMVGTGIAPEGIGQNEMVYALMAELGWRKDPVPDLEVWVSRFASHRYGMSHPDAEAAWRLLLRSVYNCPGETYNGHNRSPLVKRPSLQINTIVWYNRSDVFEAWRLLLTAAPNLTTSKAFRYDLLDVTRQSLQELVSLFYEEARIAFMKEELDLLLRAGGIITRKLLPALDELLASDSRFLLGTWLNQARAMAVSEDEAQFYELNSLYQLTLWGPEGNIMDYANKQLAGLVADYYQPRWGLFMEALAHSLARGVPFRQHEFEKNVFPLELAFIINKKRYPSHPQGDTVDLSKKLFLKYHPQAGSL; encoded by the exons ATGGAAGCCGCGGTCCTGGCCGTGGCTCTGGGGTTCCTACTCCTGGCCAGGGGCTCGGTGGGCGACGAGGCTCGGGAGACCGAGGCCGTACGGCAGCTGGTGGTCCGGCTGCTGGGACCCGAGCCGGCGGCCGATTTCTTGGTGTCTGTAGAGCGCGAGCTGGCGACCGAGGCGGGTCTGGACACCTACAAGCTGAGCGGCGGCGGCTCAGGGATCCCGGTGCGCGTGCGCGGCTCCACGGGCGTGGCAGCCGCCGCGGGGCTGTACCGCTACCTGCGCGACTTCTGCGGCTGCCAGGTGGCCTGGTCCGGCTCTCAGCTGCGCCTGCCGCGGCCGCTGCCCGCCCTGCTCCAGGAGCTGACCGAGGCCACGCCCAACAG GTACCGCTACTACCAGAATGTGTGCACGCACAGCTACTCCTTCGTGTGGTGGGACTGGGCTCGCTGGGAGCAAGAGATTGACTGGATGGCGCTGAATGGCATCAACCTGGCACTGGCTTGGAGTGGCCAGGAGGCCATCTGGCAGCGG GTATACCTGATCTTGGGCCTGACCCAGTCAGAGATTGATAAACACTTCACCGGTCCTGCCTTCTTGGCCTGGGAGCGCATGGGTAACCTGCACACCTGGGGTGGCCCCCTGCCCCGCTCCTGGCACCTCAAGCAACTCTACCTGCAG CATCGGATCCTGGACCGGATGCGCGCCTTTGGCATGATCCCAGTGCTGCCTGCCTTCGCAGGGCATGTCCCCAAAGCCATCACCAG GGTGTTCCCACAGGTGAATGTCTTCCAGTTGGGCAGCTGGGGACACTTCAATTGCTCCTACTCCTGCTCCTTCCTTCTGGCCCCAGGAGATCCTGTGTTTCCCCTCATCGGGAGCCTCTTCCTAAGAGAGCTGATCAAAGAGTTTGGCACAGATCATATCTATGGGGCTGACACCTTCAACGAGATGCAGCCTATCTCCTCGGATCCCTCCTTCCTCACCGCAGCCACTGCAGCCGTCTATGAGGCCATGATTTCGG TGGACCCTGACGCTATATGGCTGCTCCAAGGCTGGCTTTTCCAGCACCAGCCTCAGTTCTGGGGCCCTGCTCAGGTCAAGGCTGTACTGCAAGCTGTGCCCCGTGGTCGTCTCCTGGTTCTGGACCTGTTTGCTGAGAGTCATCCCGTTTACATGCAAACAGCCTCCTTCTACGGCCAGCCCTTCATCTGGTGCATGCTTCACAACTTTGGGGGCAACCACGGTCTGTTTGGAGCCCTGGAGGCTGTGAACCAAGGCCCCAGGGCAGCCCGCATCTTCCCCAACTCCACCATGGTCGGCACTGGCATAGCCCCTGAGGGAATCGGCCAGAATGAAATGGTCTATGCTCTCATGGCTGAGCTGGGCTGGCGCAAGGACCCTGTGCCAGATTTGGAGGTCTGGGTGAGCCGCTTCGCCAGCCACCGATACGGGATGTCCcatccagatgcagaggcagcCTGGAGACTGCTGCTCAGGAGTGTCTACAACTGCCCTGGGGAAACGTACAATGGGCACAACCGAAGCCCGCTGGTCAAGCGGCCATCCCTACAGATAAATACCATAGTCTGGTACAACCGATCAGATGTATTTGAGGCTTGGCGACTGCTGTTAACAGCTGCTCCAAACCTGACTACCAGCAAAGCCTTCCGCTATGACCTGCTGGATGTCACCCGCCAATCGCTGCAGGAGCTGGTCAGTTTGTTCTATGAGGAGGCAAGGATCGCCTTCATGAAAGAGGAGCTTGATCTCCTGCTCAGGGCTGGAGGCATTATCACCCGTAAACTCCTACCTGCTCTGGATGAGCTGCTGGCGAGCGACAGCCGCTTCTTGCTGGGCACCTGGTTGAATCAGGCCCGAGCAATGGCTGTGAGTGAAGATGAGGCCCAGTTTTATGAACTGAACAGCCTCTACCAGCTGACCCTGTGGGGGCCTGAGGGTAACATTATGGACTATGCCAATAAGCAGCTGGCAGGACTGGTGGCTGATTACTACCAGCCACGCTGGGGTCTCTTCATGGAGGCCCTGGCTCACAGCCTGGCCAGAGGTGTCCCCTTCCGACAGCATGAGTTTGAGAAGAATGTTTTCCCACTGGAGCTGGCCTTCATCATCAACAAGAAGAGGTATCCTAGTCATCCCCAAGGGGACACTGTGGACCTATCCAAGAAGCTCTTCCTCAAATATCACCCCCAGGCAGGCTCTTTGTGA